The nucleotide window GGCCGTTGGTTGCTGTGGAAATGCCGTTGGCAACAGGCTTGCCTCCCTTGGCAGAGCGTGGCTGGCGACGGTAGGCGTGGTAGTAAAAGTTGGCGAACAGGATGATGAAGGTAACTGCATAGCCAATCAGAGCCCACTGCATCCAAGCGGGGAAGGGGCAGCCCTTGTAGAGGGAGTGGCCGGCGTGGCCGATGGTCACGTGGAACTGGATCTGCGGAACACGCAAAAAACATGCTTTAATGATAACACCTCTCCAtgacaacagacacacaatgaCCTCATGTTTTGGTCATTCAATATTAGTTCAACACCAACTCATCCTTCTTATACCACAAACACGAGTGTTCTATACTGTACAAAACATCCTGCATAAAGTGTTGACAGTTCAAATACGATTTAAGTTACAATAAAAGACACTTAGCAGACATGGAAGAAACTGGTACCATCTGAATGATAGTGAGGTATTTCTTCCACCACAGGTACTTCTGGATCTTAGGTCCAAAGGCAGCCAGGGCATAGTACAGGTACATCAGGACATGGATGGAGGCGTTGATGGTTGCGCCGAAGAAGGCTGTGAAGGGGTCAACATGTTGCAAGGGTCAAGGGTTATAGAGGTCAAGCAGCTTACTAAGCCTTGAAGGCCTTGTCATTTCCTGAGTGGTTGGTGGAGAATTTGCATGACATCCTATGGGTTCATGTTATAGAGCACTCACATATTGCTTATCTGCTCTATACAGTACAGGAcattactctctctcacacacacacacacacacacacacacacacacacacacacacctggtcacatAGCATCCCATTTTATAAAACACATAATTTGCACTTCCTCCTTCGTCCATTCTCtgccacaaacacaacaccaaccgacacacacacatacactctgacagacacacacacatacactctgacagacacacacacatacactctgacagacacacacacatacactctgacagacacacacacatacactctgacagacacacacacatacactctgacagacacacacacatacactctgacagacacacacacatacactctgacagacacacacacatacactctgacagacacacacacatacactctgacagacacacacacacctccctcccccgcccgcATACTCACACTGTCCACCGGGGACCCACTTGATGCCGATCCACCAGAGGATGAACATGGTGCAGTGGTGATAAACATGCAGGAAGCTGACCTGGTTAAACTTCTTCCTCAGGATGAAGAAGACCGTGTCCAGGAACTCCACCCCCTTGGAGATGTAGTACCACCACAAAGCAGAAGCTATCTGAggacggagaggggggggttatCTCTGTAGCATACTAATATATCACATAACGCTACAGTTGCTAATTGTGTGATGCAGACGGACGCACAGATACAAACACGCACTTCCTTTCTCCAAAGCAGCCATCCATCTCTGAACGGTGCGGTGCATGGTGCGTATCCCTACATCGCTCGAGAGACCAGCGATCGTAGACACGCAGATCATCTCTGTGACTCTTAGAAGCAGTCAACGCAGCAGGGAAACTGATCTGAGCTTCAGTCAGGGCTTATTCGTGCATGCACCTCAATGATATGGCAGGTCATGTCAGACCTGTGCCAGTccaggacagagagactgaggagtGGATGAGGAGATTGGACTGACATGGCTTAGCGAGGAGCTGAGCTAAGATTTAGCTTAGACAGGGCAGTAGTACCAGTAATAATAAACAATGTCCAAAAGGGACAGCAGTGAGAACTCCACGTATCACCCATGCTCGAATAACAAGCCGAGCTTACATACAACATCCACGGCCTtgtcctctctgctcctttcaCCTAGCGTCACCCTGGGTCCGGAAGCCAATTACAGAGAACATGCTGAATCTCTCTGATCCCTAAGTCTGCCCAGTCCACTATACCAGGAGGTAAATGTACCACTCAGTCGCAGATAGATGACAGTAAAAAGAATGACGTATTTTGACGCTCCCGTTGACAACCGTGACAAACACAGGTGCAGGCGTCGTTCAGAGCAGCATGTTTTTCCATGCGGACGTGTTGCATCGCTCTCTGCTACTCTCTCTCACGCAAACCTTATGCctcgtcctcccccctcccacacactcacaatctcTGATCCCTTAGTAATGCCATCATGCCAGGACTCCAGAGTAGGCGGGACAAGGGAGGGCCGATGGGGTGGTGAGATCAGGCAGTCCCGCCCTTTTAATCAGGCCACACCTCTAGCTTCTGGGATCCCATCCTCTTCTTCAagatacattcaaacttaagtGATCTTCTTATGCCAACAATAGGCTTTACCTCATTTACTCAGGGAGATGGGCTGGAAGAAAGGCCTCACTCTATCTCGGCACTCTTGAGTAATAAGTGGAAgataagcagccacacaaagaaacactgaTGAAAAAACAGGGCACAGCGACAGAGCgagtgcgcgtgtgtttgtgtgtgtgcactcaccCTAACTTCGTTGACATCATTGGAGTAGCTGACGGGCTGACAGAGGTAGTTGTATCCTGCTGACCTGGAGCCTAtaaggagctgaggaaggaggagaagaacatGAAGGATGTGGCATGTCAACCCCTACTCACTACCTGCTTCCAgctcggggtgtgtgtgtgtgtactccacATGTGGCTACCTCTTTGGCTATGTAGAAGTTGAGGACCACCATGCTGAAGTTGTACACTATGAGGGTCTTCCTCAGCTGGAAGGGCTCGCGATCCTGCATGTATCTAGGCCCCGCCCACAGGAAGAGCAGGTACAGGCAGCTGATGGCCAGGGTGGGGAGGGGCGATGACATCA belongs to Hypomesus transpacificus isolate Combined female chromosome 15, fHypTra1, whole genome shotgun sequence and includes:
- the elovl4b gene encoding elongation of very long chain fatty acids protein 4b, with protein sequence MEVATHFMNDTIEFYRWSLTIADKRVEKWPMMSSPLPTLAISCLYLLFLWAGPRYMQDREPFQLRKTLIVYNFSMVVLNFYIAKELLIGSRSAGYNYLCQPVSYSNDVNEVRIASALWWYYISKGVEFLDTVFFILRKKFNQVSFLHVYHHCTMFILWWIGIKWVPGGQSFFGATINASIHVLMYLYYALAAFGPKIQKYLWWKKYLTIIQMIQFHVTIGHAGHSLYKGCPFPAWMQWALIGYAVTFIILFANFYYHAYRRQPRSAKGGKPVANGISTATNGHGKVEEVEENGKRQKKGRAKRE